CATTTTCACATTTTTCTATAGCCTCTATCATTTTTTCTAAATCTTCTGTATATATGCCATACTTACTTTCTTCTTTACCTATATTTATCTGAATTAGTACATTAGCTATTTCGTTTTGTTTTTTATATTTATCCTCAATTTCCTCTAAAAGTCTAATACTATCTAAAGAATGTATTAAATAAACTTTTCCTACTATATACTTTACCTTATTTCTTTGAAGGTGACCTATTAAATGCCATCTTATATCTTTTTTTTCTTTAAAATACTCTATTTTATCTACAAGTTCTTGTACCTTATTTTCTCCAAAATCTCTTAATCCAGCCTCATATGCTTCTTCTATAAATTCCACTGGCTTAGTTTTGGATACCCCTATAAGAGTTACATCTTTTGGTAAACTTTTTCTAATGCTTTCAATATTGTCTTGTATTTCCAAAGTCATGCCCCCTTACAGCCTAATTATTATTTACTTTATAATATTCTCTATAAAATCTAAAAGTCCTTCATAATTAAACACTTTTAAACTAATTATTTTTCTATAGATTTAATATTTTTTGGCTTTTTATTATTATTGGTAGCTGGTACTATTATTTTATCTTTTTCTTGTATATCTACATATATTTTTCTAAGCATTAATATTTGAAGATATCCATCACTTCTCATCATATATTCTTTAATTGATGTTTTATCACCTATAACTTCGATATAAAAGGGAGCTAACAATTTTATTCCGCTATTTATTCCTATAAATGTACCATCACAATATATATCAGAAACATTAGTTATTCTTTGACCATTTAAAGATATAGCCTCTACTTTAGCATTTTTCAAATCATTTATAACCTGTATAATATCTGTATTATGTATCAATTTTAGTTTGTTTTCTTCATAGGTTCCTCCTTCAAAGGATTCCTTATCTGCGTCATTTAATACTATTTTTACGCCTGGACCTTCTACAGGTATAGTTCCTAATTGTAATTTGTTTTGAAAAATTTCCTCATTAACCTCTTCCCTTATTTCTTTTTCACTAGACAATTGATGTTCATATTTTTCTAATTTTTCATTATAAGCATTATATTTTTCCTTTAAATTACTAACTTCTGCGTATAACCTATTTTTTTCATGAATTGCCTCTTGATATTGTTTTACATTTAAAAAAGCTCTAGCATTTACTTTTTTAAAACTTATATTCATAGAGATTAGTATTCCTATTGCTATAGAAGCTATGAATATGAATATGGTAGCTTCATTATTTCTCATTTATTTCACCTCAGTATGAGATTTAGCTTTCTCTATAAGTATTCTTCTTATAACTCCAAAGTTATCAAATATTCTGCCTCCAAACACTACTACAGCAGCTAAATATATAGGAACTCCCATTTTATCTCCTAAATAAGCTAAGCCTGCTGCTAATACAGCATTCCCAAAAAATCCTGATATAAATATATCTGCATGGAAATTTTTCGCAAGTGAGGCTCTTAAGGCTCCAAATACAGAATCCAAACAAGCCAATATAGCTACTGACATATATGGTGAAAATTTATCTGGTATATTAACTTGAAAAACTGCTCCTATTACAATACCTACTATAAGTCCCAAAAAACCTATCATATAAAAGCCCTCCTAATTACCTTTAATAGAAATTATTTATTTTCTACAGGTTTTGCATATTCATTTTTATAGACCTTGTTATATTTTGACATTTTTATACTGTCTTTCTTTTCATATTTTACCTCACATATACCTTTAAAAGCTTCAAAAACCTCTGGAAAATCTAATGTAGCATATAACAAATCTTTATTTCCTATAGCTTCTATAGTTATTCTTTTATTAGGAGATACTCTTTCGTCGTTAATCATTATATAGTTTCCAGCAATTCTTATCCCCGTTCTATTAACTATCCTAGTGCCATTTATAGCTATGGACTCAGCCCCTGCAAACCTTAACTCATTTACTAAATAAACTAAATGTTTATCCGTTAGCTTATCACTTGGAGCAGAACCAAATATATCATTTGTAGGGTTTAGATATATTACTACACCAGGCCCTTCCACATCTGTATTCCCAGTTAAAAGCCTAGTAGTTTCAAGTTCTTGCATCAAATTTTTAGTGGCATCACTTTTGGAAGAAGCCTTATTCTCATAATCCTTTAATTTTCCTTGAAGCTCATCTACTTTTTTTTCTAATTCAGTCTTTTCTTTTTTATATTGATCAATTTCTACAGTAACATCTTCACTGGTTTTACTTGTTATGTTTAAAGTTTTTTCTTGTTTTACTATAGATTTAAATTGATAAGATAACATAAATCCTAATATAGCACAAACCACCGCTATACTAATTTGTGAAGTCTTTTTCATTTCTTACCTCCTATTTTTCTATATAAAATACAGGATTGCCTACATAACTTACATCTACATATCCCTTCTTTGCTTTTTTAAGTTCGTCTCTTTTCAAAATATTTATAGCTGTATTTAATTTTTTTTCCATTTGATCTGATGTGCCTATTTTTACGGATATACCTTTAGAATAAATTCTAATATCCAATAAATTTCTTAAGTCTAACTCAGTAAAAACTATATCAGAGGTATTATTTTTTAATAGTACTCCAAAATCATTTAAAATTTTTACTGTTCTCTCATCTTTAGCTTTTAGAGGCTTACCTATTTTAGATTGATTAAACTCAAATCCTTGTACATTAATAAGCTTCATATTCTTAATATCTTTTCTTTTTTCTAATAAACATCCATTTTTAGATATTATAAAAAAATCTTTATCTACCTTATTATAAAATAAGGCTTCTCTTTCTTTAATATATATTTGTAATTTATTAGGAAGTTTTTTTGTGATTTTTACTTCTTCAATATATGGATTTAGTGAAATATTTTCTATTGCATGCTTTTTATTAGCATAAAATATATTATTTCCAATCTTAATAGTAGAAATATCTTTTATCTCTTCTTTAGGTATATTTACATTTCCTTGTACCTCAATTGATTCTATATTAAAATAAGGTATTTTTAGACACAAGGTTACT
Above is a window of Clostridium sporogenes DNA encoding:
- a CDS encoding small basic family protein codes for the protein MIGFLGLIVGIVIGAVFQVNIPDKFSPYMSVAILACLDSVFGALRASLAKNFHADIFISGFFGNAVLAAGLAYLGDKMGVPIYLAAVVVFGGRIFDNFGVIRRILIEKAKSHTEVK
- a CDS encoding FtsQ-type POTRA domain-containing protein, whose translation is MSKDLISTDEYIKIKKRRKRIKRIAILFIFLISILVTLCLKIPYFNIESIEVQGNVNIPKEEIKDISTIKIGNNIFYANKKHAIENISLNPYIEEVKITKKLPNKLQIYIKEREALFYNKVDKDFFIISKNGCLLEKRKDIKNMKLINVQGFEFNQSKIGKPLKAKDERTVKILNDFGVLLKNNTSDIVFTELDLRNLLDIRIYSKGISVKIGTSDQMEKKLNTAINILKRDELKKAKKGYVDVSYVGNPVFYIEK
- a CDS encoding DUF881 domain-containing protein, whose product is MKKTSQISIAVVCAILGFMLSYQFKSIVKQEKTLNITSKTSEDVTVEIDQYKKEKTELEKKVDELQGKLKDYENKASSKSDATKNLMQELETTRLLTGNTDVEGPGVVIYLNPTNDIFGSAPSDKLTDKHLVYLVNELRFAGAESIAINGTRIVNRTGIRIAGNYIMINDERVSPNKRITIEAIGNKDLLYATLDFPEVFEAFKGICEVKYEKKDSIKMSKYNKVYKNEYAKPVENK
- a CDS encoding YggS family pyridoxal phosphate-dependent enzyme; protein product: MEIQDNIESIRKSLPKDVTLIGVSKTKPVEFIEEAYEAGLRDFGENKVQELVDKIEYFKEKKDIRWHLIGHLQRNKVKYIVGKVYLIHSLDSIRLLEEIEDKYKKQNEIANVLIQINIGKEESKYGIYTEDLEKMIEAIEKCENVKAKGLMTIIPKGSDEECAKYFRQMNEIFLGLKNKNFKNIEIKYLSMGMTGDYPIAIREGANMIRVGQGIFGKRNYDIH
- a CDS encoding DUF881 domain-containing protein, which translates into the protein MRNNEATIFIFIASIAIGILISMNISFKKVNARAFLNVKQYQEAIHEKNRLYAEVSNLKEKYNAYNEKLEKYEHQLSSEKEIREEVNEEIFQNKLQLGTIPVEGPGVKIVLNDADKESFEGGTYEENKLKLIHNTDIIQVINDLKNAKVEAISLNGQRITNVSDIYCDGTFIGINSGIKLLAPFYIEVIGDKTSIKEYMMRSDGYLQILMLRKIYVDIQEKDKIIVPATNNNKKPKNIKSIEK